A single Chloroflexota bacterium DNA region contains:
- a CDS encoding SAM-dependent DNA methyltransferase, whose product MEKQVVSKKRVADHGEVLTAKREVNAMLDLVRQETERIESRFLEPACGTGNFLTEILERKLRVVESRYGKSQLEYERNAVLAMSSIYGIDILEDNVLECRKWLFDIFNQKYSSLFKKRAKDECRSAVKYILDRNITHGDALTLKTEGDNPRPIVFSAWSFPFHNSMIKRLDYTFADLIPSEQTSQRGLFSEPELYSDLGKRAFIPKEIQTFPPVHFLKIGEGYE is encoded by the coding sequence ATGGAAAAGCAGGTTGTTTCTAAAAAGAGAGTCGCCGATCATGGCGAGGTACTTACCGCGAAGCGAGAGGTCAATGCCATGCTTGATCTGGTGAGACAGGAGACTGAAAGGATAGAATCTCGCTTTCTGGAACCAGCCTGCGGCACGGGGAACTTCCTGACGGAAATCCTGGAACGTAAACTGCGTGTCGTTGAATCCCGGTACGGCAAAAGTCAACTGGAGTATGAGCGGAACGCCGTTCTCGCCATGTCCTCCATCTACGGCATTGATATTCTGGAGGATAATGTTCTGGAATGCCGCAAGTGGCTTTTTGACATCTTCAACCAGAAATATAGCAGCCTTTTCAAAAAGAGGGCAAAGGACGAATGCCGGAGTGCCGTCAAATACATTCTTGATCGCAATATCACCCATGGCGACGCCCTCACACTGAAGACGGAAGGCGATAATCCGCGCCCGATTGTGTTTTCCGCATGGTCTTTCCCCTTTCACAACAGTATGATCAAGCGGCTTGATTACACATTTGCGGATCTAATCCCAAGCGAGCAAACAAGTCAGCGTGGGTTGTTTTCGGAACCCGAACTGTATTCTGATTTAGGGAAAAGAGCATTTATCCCCAAAGAAATACAGACTTTCCCCCCCGTCCATTTCTTGAAGATTGGTGAGGGATATGAATAG
- a CDS encoding universal stress protein encodes MYKKVLVPLDGSELAEVTLVYAKELAGRMDLEVILLHVGSPGASESMPLRRAYVEQAVEMVKLGSAEVQKKFGLRRRGKAIKVRGELVAGYPADEILRYAGEHEVDLILMATHGWSGIKRWLLGSVADKVLRASVVPVWLVRAAAAKEVVYSEQPRFLVPLDGSELAELVLPHVEALAKQRSTEPVEVVLVRVCEPLVLPAVTAPEASLNWGKMAGEHMVKCRQSAEKYLSKIEKQFEGIGAGVSSVVLEGQPADGIIDYANKNRFDLVVMATHGRSGISRWAYGSVAGKVLLGTSSPVFLVRPPSTGGTPSRLVSAIRNLPPV; translated from the coding sequence TGGACTTGGAGGTGATCCTCCTTCACGTTGGCAGTCCGGGGGCCTCTGAGTCAATGCCCCTGCGTCGAGCCTATGTTGAGCAGGCGGTGGAGATGGTGAAGCTTGGGTCGGCAGAGGTTCAGAAGAAGTTCGGGTTGCGCCGGAGAGGTAAAGCCATAAAGGTACGGGGCGAGTTGGTTGCAGGCTATCCGGCTGATGAAATCCTGCGCTATGCTGGTGAACATGAAGTAGATCTAATACTCATGGCTACGCATGGCTGGTCGGGGATCAAACGCTGGCTTCTGGGCAGTGTGGCTGATAAAGTTCTCCGCGCCTCAGTCGTGCCTGTCTGGCTGGTGCGAGCGGCTGCTGCCAAAGAGGTTGTCTATAGCGAACAACCCAGGTTTCTGGTTCCCCTGGATGGCTCCGAATTGGCCGAACTGGTGCTGCCCCATGTGGAGGCGCTGGCGAAGCAGCGGAGCACTGAGCCGGTGGAAGTGGTACTGGTCAGGGTTTGTGAACCTCTGGTCCTGCCGGCTGTCACTGCGCCGGAAGCATCTTTGAACTGGGGGAAGATGGCTGGAGAACATATGGTCAAGTGCAGGCAATCGGCCGAGAAATACCTGAGCAAGATAGAGAAGCAGTTTGAAGGGATTGGAGCAGGAGTAAGTTCGGTGGTACTTGAGGGTCAGCCTGCTGATGGGATCATTGACTATGCCAATAAGAACCGCTTTGATCTCGTAGTCATGGCGACACACGGGCGCTCGGGGATCAGTCGATGGGCCTACGGCAGTGTGGCGGGAAAGGTTCTTCTTGGTACTTCCAGTCCCGTATTTCTGGTAAGGCCGCCTTCGACCGGTGGCACGCCTTCACGGCTTGTCTCAGCCATTCGAAACCTGCCCCCTGTCTGA